From Penicillium digitatum chromosome 5, complete sequence, one genomic window encodes:
- a CDS encoding RNA polymerase II transcription factor B subunit 5, whose product MPRAVRGLLIECDPSIKSMILKYDEERHDYIVEDLDDENHLVIKESQLQNLKVRLDQDLDEKIMQLDESESE is encoded by the exons ATGCCACGCGCCGTCCGAG GTTTGCTGATCGAATGCGATCCTTCGATCAAATCCATGATCCTGAAGTATGACGAAGAGCGACATGACTATATAGTGGAGGATTTGGATGATGAGAACCACCTGGTCATCAAGGAGAGCCAGCTACAGAACCTCAAGGTTCGCCTTGATCAG GACCTTGACGAAAAAATCATGCAGCTAGATGAATCTGAATCTGAATAG
- a CDS encoding Isochorismatase family protein family: protein MSVFSFGDLPTIQTRKALLLLDFQNDFVRPSGALHIPNTPDILETLPQLASAFRRVGDVVWVRSQYKSPQTTVDWNFGDRIVLDREPHRRKETLDSDVIEVGPDHDAPEPVDPEAFLSADSSLFCDPHTSGYQFPAPILAAINAQHDAVVDKTGYSALESPGLVLSFRTHFVTELYLCGSLSNVSVFATALDAVRNGFSVTLVEDCLGFRDFQRHQEAMRRMADILGATGITARELIQELDWDETEAIARQGVQQPKRSATPAGLESIMDGLEFWNTADTSPTDDSHDPEDRSLLEYASLSRAQCTTAAQGRGPVEDQKKVRVRVRRPKRRDAPKEPSTGPHPGGGTTPLQVAEIRNTSQIKIGEGDSRLVKNVNLAANAFERINAEVDWRKMYHLSGQVPRLVAVQGQPRPDGAIPIYRHPADESPPFKPFTPAVDEVRMAVEQILGHPLNHVLIQLYRDGQDRISEHSDKTLDIVPGSFICNVSLGAERVMVLRTKASASEHEGGTEPCRTTQRVPLPHKSLFVLGPQTNLRWLHGIRADKRPNAARSTEEQAYGGQRISLTFRQIGTFIDPVANTIWGQGAVSKTLDQARTVVHGDPAETARLIGAFGQENRDTEFNWNAVYGGGFDVVNFLTTSIGQLALGCDLVANLRVRLCLGESGVRYRLITNYEQLGARDIHSMKLPIYETPDGGTIAGDSVILAHMANRSAEISRPGVDSLRGGNFLSTIDQFLAHWRQHCATNPASVFEYGIEDWERILQGQHYLGGSVFTIDDCSLWPVLREILQIQGALDSRFVSVNQYYHRVENRGIVRSILEE, encoded by the coding sequence GCATCTGCATTCCGTCGAGTTGGCGATGTAGTTTGGGTACGCTCGCAATATAAATCTCCCCAGACAACTGTCGACTGGAACTTTGGTGATCGCATTGTCTTGGATAGAGAGCCACATCGCAGAAAGGAGACGCTCGATTCGGATGTAATTGAAGTCGGGCCGGACCATGATGCACCTGAACCTGTCGACCCTGAAGCCTTTCTCTCCGCCGACTCTTCGCTATTCTGTGACCCGCATACATCCGGATATCAGTTCCCCGCACCGATTCTGGCCGCCATCAACGCCCAGCATGACGCCGTAGTAGACAAGACAGGATACTCTGCCCTGGAGTCCCCTGGCCTTGTGTTATCCTTCAGGACACACTTTGTGACCGAATTGTACCTTTGTGGCTCGTTGTCCAATGTCTCTGTGTTTGCGACCGCTTTGGATGCTGTCCGCAATGGGTTTTCCGTAACTCTTGTGGAGGATTGCTTGGGGTTCCGCGATTTCCAGCGGCATCAAGAAGCAATGCGACGCATGGCAGATATCCTGGGAGCGACTGGCATCACCGCTAGAGAGCTCATTCAGGAGCTAGATTGGGATGAGACTGAGGCAATCGCTCGCCAAGGTGTACAGCAGCCTAAGAGGTCAGCAACTCCGGCTGGTCTCGAGAGCATCATGGATGGTCTAGAATTCTGGAATACCGCGGACACCTCTCCCACGGATGACTCGCATGACCCAGAGGACCGGAGCCTTTTGGAATACGCTAGTCTTTCTCGCGCACAGTGCACTACTGCTGCGCAGGGGCGGGGTCCAGTGGAAGACCAAAAGAAGGTGCGCGTGCGCGTCCGTCGTCCGAAGCGCCGAGACGCCCCAAAAGAACCTTCAACTGGACCTCACCCTGGCGGGGGAACGACACCTTTACAAGTCGCGGAAATACGAAACACGTCTCAAATCAAGATTGGGGAGGGCGACTCGCGCCTCGTGAAAAACGTCAACTTGGCCGCAAACGCCTTCGAGCGTATAAATGCGGAGGTAGATTGGCGGAAGATGTACCACCTGTCGGGTCAAGTCCCCCGATTGGTTGCAGTCCAGGGCCAACCTCGACCTGATGGAGCCATACCCATATATCGTCACCCGGCAGACGAGTCCCCACCCTTCAAGCCATTCACCCCGGCGGTTGATGAAGTACGCATGGCTGTTGAACAAATACTAGGTCATCCCTTGAATCATGTGCTCATTCAGCTTTATCGTGATGGACAGGATCGCATATCAGAGCACTCAGATAAGACGCTGGATATTGTGCCAGGGTCTTTCATTTGCAACGTCAGTCTAGGCGCTGAACGGGTGATGGTTCTCCGTACCAAGGCCTCGGCATCTGAGCACGAGGGAGGCACTGAACCTTGTCGAACAACCCAGCGCGTGCCTCTACCTCACAAGTCACTTTTTGTGCTCGGTCCACAGACGAACTTGCGATGGCTCCATGGCATCCGGGCTGACAAGCGCCCTAATGCAGCCAGGTCTACGGAGGAGCAAGCCTACGGCGGGCAGCGCATCTCCCTAACTTTCCGTCAAATTGGTACTTTCATCGACCCTGTAGCCAACACAATCTGGGGACAAGGGGCTGTCAGTAAGACATTGGATCAGGCTCGCACTGTGGTCCATGGGGATCCTGCTGAAACAGCACGCCTCATTGGTGCGTTTGGCCAGGAAAATCGTGACACGGAATTCAATTGGAATGCCGTGTACGGTGGGGGCTTTGATGTGGTCAACTTTTTGACTACATCAATAGGGCAACTAGCACTTGGCTGTGATCTTGTAGCCAATTTGCGTGTGCGTCTCTGCCTGGGGGAAAGCGGCGTTCGATATCGATTGATCACCAACTATGAGCAACTGGGAGCTAGAGATATTCACTCAATGAAACTGCCAATATATGAAACGCCCGATGGAGGAACAATCGCAGGCGACTCCGTTATACTAGCACACATGGCCAACCGGTCTGCTGAGATCTCACGGCCAGGTGTAGATTCGTTACGCGGGGGTAATTTCCTGTCAACGATCGACCAGTTTCTGGCACACTGGCGTCAGCACTGTGCCACCAATCCAGCTAGTGTGTTTGAATACGGGATTGAGGATTGGGAACGTATTTTGCAGGGCCAACATTATCTAGGAGGCTCTGTGTTTACCATCGACGATTGCTCTCTATGGCCAGTTTTACGGGAGATTTTACAGATTCAAGGTGCACTTGATTCTCGGTTCGTGAGCGTGAATCAATACTATCATCGAGTCGAGAACCGGGGCATCGTTCGGTCTATTCTAGAGGAGTAA